Within Osmia lignaria lignaria isolate PbOS001 chromosome 11, iyOsmLign1, whole genome shotgun sequence, the genomic segment ATGGACGCAACATAAGGGTGGTGGTCATTCACGTGAGTATTTAGCTATTGTTTCCGAACTTCCTTCCTTGTTTAGTGTTAattttcgtttcgttcccgCAGGATCCTCCTATCTCGCGAATCGTCCGGAACGAGACGACCAACCAGACGATCGGTGTCCGAGGTTTTTTCGGGGAAGTGCTTCAGCTGTTGCAGGAAGGAATGAATTGCACGTGAGTATCGGTAAAGGGAGATGGAGATTCTTACTTTTCGCGATTGTGGTCGGAATCGTCGACCGAGCTCTTGTCCGGAGCTTGTCCGTTGGACCTTCTTCTCTTCACGCCTTCGCGTTCCGCGTCGTTCTCGGCTTTCCTTTTCTGCAGACGCTCTCGCAGTTCTTTTAGTTGCCTGGCCGTTTCCCTTCGAAAGTATTCCTCTTGATTGGCGGCCGATCGTTCCTCGAACGCGTCGCGCTTTCGACCGTCGCCGCTTCTTCGACGTCTCTCGTAGGTTCGACGAGTCACGGTGTTCGCCAGTATTTTTACGCGTTCGCGGCTGCAAAAGAGCGATCGCAGAAATCCGAAGAACAGAGATGAGAAAAAGCGATTTTCTACGTACGACGAGTGTCCTTTCGGGCTAACTGGTTCCAGGCATCGCGAGGCGAGTCCGCGTAGCATGCTCTTCGGTTCCCTCTGGCAAGAAGGGTTAAGTTCCTTGATCGGTGATTACGGACGATCGATCTAATCGAACATCGAGCCAGGCGAATCGAATCGCGGGCAATTTCGCGGGACGAATTCGCGACGATCGTCGCGCCGTTCAAATGAACCGGTTCTTTCAGATTCAGTTACGTGGAGGGTTCTTGGGGCGTGCGGCTGCCGAACGGCACCTGGACGGGCTCGATCAGGATGTTGTTAGAGGACGAGGCGGATTTAGTGGCCACCGAACTGATGATGACGTCGGACAGGCTGGACGCTGTGAAATTCACCACGCCCGTTTATTCGACCAAGTGAGTTACCAACGACGAGTGGAAATTCCTTCTTCAGGTCCGTTTTCCTTGCAGGTGTCGCGTGTACATCAAGAGACCAGATTCGATGGCGGTCAAGTGGAACACGTATTTTGCGCCATTCGCGTCCAACATTTGGAACGCGATCGCGATAACGATCGTGCTCGCCACTCTCGCGATCGCCGGGATCGAGGGATTCACCTCGAGGACCAGCGAATTTCCACCCTCTCCGTTCCGACTGTCCGAGATCGTGTTCCTGGTGTTTGGCGTGTTTTGCGGGCAAGGTGAGATCGAAGGCAACGAGGTGAAAAGCAACGTGACGCGTCGCTTCGGTCCGTAGGTATGGAACCGTCTTCGTTGGATCCGATCAGGCTGGTGCATCTGAGCATTCATCTGACAGCGGTGGTAGTGATCGCCGCTTATTCGGCGGCGCTGATCAGTTATCTCGCGATCAAGACGTTCGTGATGCCGTTCACCACGATGGAGGGTCTCTTGGTGGACGGTACATATCGATTCGCGGTGGTCGCCGATTCGGCCGACTATAGCTTCTTCCAGGTAAACTCGACTCGATCCGACCCCGATTCGAACTGATCCAACCGATTGCACGAATTTTTTCACGCGCGACAGAACACCACCGATCGCACTCTCAGCGTCATGTTTGAGGAGTTGTTGACTAGGGAAACCGATCTTCCGGATAATTACCTGGACGGTTTGAAACGCGTTTGTAAGGAAAGCAAGTACGCGTTTATGACACTGGACAATATGGCAGCGGTTCTACGAGGAAAGGTCGACTGCGCTTTGGAACCTCTGGACGTGATGATGCAGACCACGATAGCCATGGCGGTTCCGTCGCAGAGTCCCTACCGTGGAATCATCGACACCAAGTGAGTGTCGGCTGCTCATCGCGCACTATCGCGCCGCTTCTATTCTACGATTTCTCTTTTAGCATTCTTCTGCTGCGAGACAGCGGAATTCTTCAGCGGCTGCTCAAGACGGAATGGTCGACGAACGAGTACACGGTAACCGATCGTCGCGACGAGATTTTCATCCGAATCTGAAACGCTCGTTCTCATCGTGTTTCAGGCGAAAACGGGCTGGACGTCGGTGGAACTGCAGGAGGCGACGCCGCTGCTCGTGTTCATGCTGCTGTCGTTTCTGGTCGCGGGTATGGCGCTGCTGGTGGAACGAATGGTTCGTCGCGATCGCGGGAGAATTCGGGTGGTCGCGGCGCGGCAACAGGCGGCTAATTAGCCGCGCCTCTGCCGGATGATCGAGCGCCAGAACGTTACGTCTTCGCGAACGTAAACAAAGGCGCGAAAACACGCTCGTTCGTCCGGACAAATGCTCAAACACGCGGCAGTCGTTCGCTCTTCTCCGTAGCGTTCGTTTAAAGGATCGGAAATCGTTGAATCGTAGATCGTGGACCGTAGATCCTGCGATGGCGGACGCGTCGCGTGCGAAATCGCGTCCCGCCACCGGTAAATTGCCCTCGACGACGGGGGTTCCGTTGCCACGCGGAAAGGAAAACGTGCGTCCTTCCGCGGCTGCCagcaataaaaaagtttcgtttACAAAAGAATCCATTTGCCGAAGGCATGTCGATCAGGCTAGCAGTCAGGTGAACCACGCGTTCTCCAATAGCCTCGCTGTCAAAAAGGTACCCTTTCAAGTCCATTGCGACGAGAGAAACGTCCCGAGCGATCGCAAGCCTCGAGAAGAATCGCGTCTACGAATCCAGTCAACGAACGGTCCTGGATTGCGAGTAATCGACGATGTCTTGAACGAAGCGACGAGAGAACGGTCGATCATCGGTCGCGGGACGATCGAGAAATCCCGCTTTGATAAGAAGCCGTTGCCTTCCAAGATACCCCGTCGCTCGAGGTAAGCCTTCCATCTTCCGATTCCGATCTaccattcttctttttctttttcttttctcgatgGTAGGTCGTGTTCCGTTTCAACAGACCGAAACCTCTCCAAACGATCGACGGAAATTGAGAAAAAAGTTAGGTACGAATTGCTCCGAATTTTTCGACAACCTACCATCACGATTcccgattttttcttcttgttttctttttgttcctacAGTCGTTTGAtcaaggagaaagagagaggcagAGCGGCCTGCACGATGGTGTCATCGATACCGATCGAGGTAAACGCGTTGATTAAGTATTTTATACGATCAAAAAATCATTGATGTCTGGGAATTCAGTCAGCAATCCAGGAGGACGGACGTACGGCGAACAAGACTTACAATATCGATGCTGTTGAAATTCCGAGATGTCCCAAAAAACGAGATTCTCTACCGGTCGAGTTGCTCTATCACACAGAGTATCACGAGGATCTGCCGAACGTCGAACATCAGAGAGAGAAGCGATCCATTCGATTGTCCGCAAACTTCTTACAAAGGCGCGTAAACGTGGAACAAAGGAGACTGGTGGTTATCTTTATGATACACGTTGGGGTAAGTAGACGAGCAGAGAGGAAAGAAAGGGTGAGAACGGAATCGATAGGGTTCGATTTGTTCGCAGAAGCATTGCCGATATCCGTCGTTCATCGTGTATCAAGCAGTGAAGCTATTCGACGTGGTGCTGGATAAAATCCCGTTGGACACGGAGTTCCTACAACTAGGGGCATTGGCCAGCTTGTGGATCGCGTTGAAGAAGCAAGAAAATTATCACAAAATACCAACGGTAAGCGAGATACTCGGTTGTGAAACGCTGCCTATTCGCGTTTTTCTCCTTTCATCGTTTACAGGCTTCGGCGATGGTGGCCCTGGCTAAAGAATTGTACATCAGTCGAGAAGATTTGCTGATCGCCTACGAGAGAGAGATCCTGATGTCTTTGAACTTTAACGTGACGTTCGCGGACCCGTTCTCTCTGTTCAACCATCACCTGATCAACAGTAAACGTTGCGCCGGCGTTCCAGAAGAGACTGCCCTGTTTCTTTATCATTGCGGCGGCTATTTGGTAGGGACACGCTTTCCTCGCGTATTTCCGTCTGTTCGTACCGGTGGATCGGTAGGGAGATTTTTGTTCGCAGATCGACGTAACGTTGCTGGACGAACAGTTTTGTCGAATAAGCGCGAGTCTGATCGCCGTGACGGCAGCCGAGCTGGCACTCGGTCTCACTTTCGACGCGGTTGTGGAAAACGCTCGTCCGCGCTGGTTATTTTGGAGAGGTCAGCTGTTCGCCAACGATCCTTCCTTATCCGAAAGGTTAGTCGTCTCTCTACCCCCTTCACTTCTTCGTTCTACACGATTCTATCGGTCGATTCGTAGGTTTCAGGACAAGGAAATCGATCAATGCCGGATCACGATGTTGCGACGCGTGTTAAATTCTGGATTGAAGCGCAACGGCTTTGAGGTGGTATATAAAAAGTACAGTAGCAGTAGATACGGTCGGATAGCGGAACGTTTAATAGAGCGGGCTGCGAAACTATCGCTCTCGGAATCGTTGTTCGACCCGTAACGCGTGTAAATTCTGCGGCGTCGCGTCGGCCCCCTTTCACGATCTACACGAAACGATAGCGAGGTAAGGAAGAAACGAGAATAAAGTAAAAATGCGTGTATTGTTTGCTCTATTTGGTACTTTATTGCATAATTACAACTGCGACGTCGCATCCTTTTTCGTCGTCGATTTTCCAAACCGTTTGCAACACACCATTTTAAGCTGGACGATAGTTTCGTTCGGTCTCCTGCCAATCGTTCCACTTGTTCCATGACTGATTCACCGATACCAGGCCTTTTGCGTCGTTCTGAAAACGAGCGTTGTTATGACGCGTAAGAGAACGTATTCGCGAGATCTGTCGGATGCTTACCCTGAATAGCAAGTCAGTCGAACCGGCCCAAGTGCCGAACAGATGCAACAGATCCGGTCGTTTCGAGTAAAGCGTGATGGCGGCTAAGGTACCGTGAGTTAGTTCTTCCCGGGCGTTCACGGTCCTGGCTGCGGAGGTGACGATCACCCTGGGTGGATCCATGCCGAGGTTGCAATGTTGCCACTCGCTGATGGGGCTGAGACCGCCGTCGGGGCAGAGCAATTTCAAGTCCTCGGTTAACGTTTTGTTTTCTTCCTGGGCGAGTAGAGCGGGCAATGGTAGGAACGCTACGTCTCCTTTACCGCTCAACAAACACCTAGAACGATCGACAAAATGGACGGGGTAGACAGGCAAGTTTGATATTTATAAAGGCGAAAGGTTGAAATTCTTACCTGAGGGCTCCTTCGCCACCATGGAAAAGTTCCGCTTCGTTACGCCTGCACTTGGTCTCGCTTCGAATTCGTTCATCGTTGGCCGCCATGCTTCCAACGCATTGCTGGCAGAGGGGGGAGTCGACAGGGGCGCCCGGGGCACACGATCCCGAGAAGAAGTTGGCTACTTCCTCTTCCGAAGCGATCAGACCTTTGTTCTTCAAGGCGTGCACCGGAGCCTTCCAGCCGGCGAAGTCTCCAACGTATCCGCTGTGACACGATTTCTTGCCCCTCAGATCGTCTAAAAGAGTCGAACAATACGGTCAAGTATAGGCGTTCGATTAGGCGAACGAAAGAGAATAACGCGTCGAGGTTCCACGTTTACCCAGTTTGCTGATCGAAGCAGACTTTCGGACGACCGCCACGGCAGGTCTCTCGCCAAATTCGGTCGAGCCTTTTCCGTACGATTCCGCGATTATAGGCATCGCGTTGAAGTCCTTGATCGCTCGAGCCACCGAGCCTCCCTCCATAACCGTCAGATCCGCGTTGCCATCCTTAATCGATTTTAGACAGTCCTCTTCAGTGTATTCGAGCATGCACTCGATTTTCGGTCTGACGTCTCTGCGAAACGAAGCGGGCGAGATGAAACGAACGAAAAATAAGGGGAAGAAGGAAAGTTACCTCGAGAATGAGGCTTTGGCGAGATCGAAGCACTTTACGAGCGGGCCTTGGTCCCAGAAGCACCAGCGTGCGCTCTTGCCCACCGCTCCGGAGTTCCGCTCGATCACGTCCAGATATTTCGCGTTGGTCAAATGTTCTTTGGGCTGTATCGGAGGCGCGGCAACAGCCAAAGTCTTCTCGTCCAGTAACATGATGTCCTTCCACCAGTCTGCCTTTTCTTGCTCTCCCAACTTACCGAGATCCGTCAGTTCCTTTTGCACAGCTTGCACGTCCTGCACGTCACTGTTTGTCATGTATCCCTGCCAAGGTCTAGCTGCCCAGGTACACGGTTTCGTGTTCGCGTCTATCGGTACTTTGCTACCGTCCGGGCAGAAGTAGCGGAAATCGGCCGGATTCTCGGTGGTTGGTATCGCGGGGGAGACGCCGACCGGCAAGCCGAAGAATCGTTTCACGTAAATCACCTTGGTCCAGGCGACCTCGCCGCCGTTGTGCGCGAGGCATCGCAACGCCCCCTCGTATCCCGAGTAGAGGTCCGGGTAGTCGCAGACGTCCGGTTTCTCGCAGAGAGCGCACATATTCGAGTAGGTTTGTTCTGTGGGAGATCGATAAATTAGTAAATCAAGGTAGAAATCGGATCGTATGGAAGATCGTAGGCTTACTGAGTCTACGGTGGATCGCGGGATCCGGGGACCAGGTGCCGACCAAGCATCCCTTGGAGAAGAGCGAGCTCAACGCACGGAGCTCGTTCTCGCGGGCCGAATACTCTGGATCGTGCAGGTTGTGCAACACTCCCATGGCGGTGAGTTTAGTGATCGGTATCTTGTAGCCCACGTTGCGACCGATTCCGGTATGACAGGACTTTAAGCCGCGCAAGCCTTGCACGTTGTTGATGTTGAGATCCTTGTGCACCACGGCCACGGCCTCGTAACGGTACGGCGCGTCCGGTTCCTCCTTCGTTCTCACTTGTTCGACGATGCTGTAGCCATCACGCGGATCGAACTGGCTTTCCTTTGCGGCCAGATACATATCCTCCGGATCGACCGCCACCACGTCCGCCACCTTTTGTTCGACTTTCTCGATGCAGTTCAATCGATCGCGGCCGGAAATGCAGGAGATGGGTATTCCTTTCAGGGCCGAATCCTTGATCATTTCCGAGCACTCCTTCCAGTAGATTTCGGGCACGCATATCGTGACTGATCAAACATAAAAAAGTGATTTTAAGAGTGAAAGGAGATGAACGCGAGAATCGGTCGTTATAAGCGTAGATACTTACAGACTCGTCCCGTGGGAGTATTTTCAGCCGCGGCGAACGAGCCGGCCACGGCTACGAGGAGCGCGGCCAGAGCGGCGCGATTTTCGAACCGCATGGTTCGTTGCGTATCAGATTAAAGATTCGCGACGAATAAACACGTAATGAAACGGATAAGAGAAAAAAGTCTGCTCGCGATAGACGGTCGTCGAGAGATTCAGCGATCGGCTTCCCGCGACTCCTTTATATGCGAACGAAAccgacttcttcttcttctctcgttCCACATCGCGCGTTCTCGCGAACACAATCTGGAGGGAGAAGAGATCGGAGGCGGAGATGGACGACCTCGTCTCgctttcatcttcttctttcctCGTACGTGTTTTCATCGATACATAAAAATTCGCTGCACGTATCGCGAACGTTTGCGCGATCTTCCCCGTCTCTTCTCGTATTCCCTGGCCGTAtctgtatttattttatgaGAGGACGCGGTTTACGAGCTAATCCGCGAAGAACGCGACAAGCGCGATAGGAGATGCGTTTCGCGTTTACCTTTGCCGATTGGTCGATCGGTTCGCGGAATGCTTGTAAATTGCACGCGTGATTCACCTCGCCAAGGCCGAGAGAAGtcagagagaagagagaggtgCCCCATCGCGGTAACCGGTTGCCCCGAAAACAAACTTCGATAACGCTCGTAACCTCTGCACCCACCGCGCCGCCGAGCGCACCGGTTATCGCGATCAGTTCGCCTTTGTTCAGCCAAGAGGAAAAGTCAATCATGTTGTGGGGGAAAGCCCAGAGTCGCGAACAGATTAATAAAGATTCGCGGGGATTTCCCGTCGGATAAACAAATGGGAGCAATAGAGAACgataaaaggaaaatagaaaactGCAAATCGTCCTGACGGCGATACAGAGAGGCGCGATAAGATGTTGTTTCGAGAATAGGAGCTCCCGTGTCAGTTTCGCCTTCCCATCTTCAGGTATGCCTCAAACGCTTCTCGAGCCTACGGCTCCTTCTTCTCGACGATTCAGACCGGTTGCTTCGACGTTGTTTCGTTTTGGCGACGATCGCAACATTCTCGCACCACTCTGCCCATTCATGAATGATAAAGAAAGACGCAAAGCGGTCGGGGAGACTGGTTATCACCTAAGCCAGGGTTAGTAGGCGGGGGCGCGGCAGAAGAGGATCTCACCTTGACGGCCTCGAGATCTTTTGCGCGCTTCTGCAACTTTTCCATGCTCGCTTTGGCCCGCGCCTATTTTCACTCTTCTAAAATGACGATGCAGCTGTCCACGTGCTTAGCATCAGCCCTCCTTTTTGCGTCGTTCGACTCGCCTCCTTCGAAGATCGAGGAAGCGGATGCCCCGGGAAATCGATCACGGTGCAAATTTCCCTTTCCACGAGCGGACGCGTTGGCACGCCACGACCGATTTTTGGGTTACGCCCCAAGTGTGCCAGCGGATCGTAGGAGGTTCGAGGAACGTTGACACCGTTATCCTATGCTCGCCGGATGCATAACAATGGCACGACGCGACGCCTttctttcgattcgattcgGTTCGGTTCGATTCGACGATCGAGGGAACGCGCGGAGAGCTTGCGAATCGACGTACAACGGGTGAAAACGAAGCTCGAATATAGAGGCGAAAGACCGTTAGCCGTTTAATATGCGGTGGCTGCGTTCGTTTCGAGGGGAAGGCAGAAGTTTCGACTTTGCTTCGTTCGAATCGTCGCGTCGAGTCTCACTCGAAAACATCGCGACTCGAAGATAGTTGGATCGAACGGCGTCGGTTCGAAACGAAAGATCAATTTCGAGGGAATAAAAATGATCGAGACGAGAAGAAATAGGCGGCGAGTGATGTTTGCGTTCGGATTGTTGTTGATGGTCGTCGGTGTGGCGAACGGTCGCGAATTCGCCGGTACCGAGTCGTCGGCGTCGTCGACGACGCTTACTACGAGCAGCGTCGAAGAGGAAAAAGCGGAAGCCAGGTGGGTAGAGGACGATTCAGTGGCGGCTAAGCCAGTAAGGAGTGTCGGACGGAAAGATTCGAAGGACAGCTATCTGGAGGCGCTGAGACACTCTCGCACCAGCACGGATCCTCGCGAGGGAATCGTAGCGGTGGATGGAACCGGTAGCGGATCACTTCAGCGGCGGAAAGAGTACGTGCAAGGACCGGTGTACACGCCGAAGCGTTCGGAAGCTAACTCGCGGATCGTGCAGCATGGTCCGGTCGATCGCGACACGTTCTCCATGGTCCCGAGCGATTCGTACACTCTGCCAAGTCGAACGACCGTCGACTTTGCGGGAGTTCGAAACTCTTATGGACCGGCGCAAACGCCCCGTCCTGCTTATGGTCCAGCTTTCAACGAATACTACTCGTCAGAATACGCCGGAAACGCTTACTTGCCACCACAGCAAGGTGAGGGAAGAGGTATCGTATTGCCGTCTCgtgttttcctttttcctccccTTAAAGAATGTCGAAATTATGGAAATCGTTAAAACCCTGTCGACACGATTTTACAGCTTACGGACCACCGAGCTCCAGCTACGGTCCCCCTTCGGGTCTCTCCTACGGCTACGGGAATGGGCACGCAACGGCCGAAACGCAGCTCACCTTACCGTCCATCGACTTTTCGTGGCCGTTCGCGCTCAAACTAAACGCCTTCACTTTGGCCAAGATTCTCCTGAAGCTGGTCATCTTCAAGATGATCGTGAAATTCATCGCCATCATATGCCTGCTGCTGTTTATCCCTAAGCTCGAGATCAAGAAGGGTAACAAAGGGAGCTCGAACGACGACGAAGAGGAGGAGGGACGCGGTTTCGTCGACGGTAAATTCACGGTCGTCATCTCAATCATTCAATCCTCGCCTCGACTCACTTTCAACGTTCTATGTTCCAGCGAATTCGAGCATTTGGGAGCGTTTGAACCGTTTGACGGTGGTGGTGAACGAGGCGGTCGAGCAATATCGAGCCTCGAACGAGGACTGTTCCAGTTTTGGGTGCCGGGCTGGAGGAGGCACGACGAGTAACGACCGGATTTGGCCGGATTACGAGCAGTTGTTGACCAGTTACATCCTGGAGGAAACGCGTTCCCTCCGAACGAACACTTAGCGTTTATCCATTCGACCCCTCGCGTATTTATGcgtcatttatttattacttattcATTTAAGCTGCGCTACGGGCTCGTCGACTGTTCCTTCGAATGCAAATAAATCGATGTCAGGCGCGTGTCGCAGATTCTCTGATCTCTCCGTCCATTTGTCCCATATCCAGCGAGATCGCGACACTTAACAATCACGGCGATGCGCAGCGGAGGCGCGAGCAATTTCGAAGATTGCCGCTACGTGATCCTCTCGATCTTCTCGTATTTTCCGGACGACGGAACTCGGTGGGGGTGTGTCCGTTTATAAACCCGATTGCCAGCCACCGGAACGTTTCAGTTGGCATTCGGTCGACCAGCAGTACATCCTTTCGACTCACCGCGAATTCCAATCGAACATATTTACAGAGTGCTCCAGACGTGAGAATCAGTC encodes:
- the LOC117603876 gene encoding uncharacterized protein LOC117603876 isoform X2 is translated as MIETRRNRRRVMFAFGLLLMVVGVANGREFAGTESSASSTTLTTSSVEEEKAEARWVEDDSVAAKPVRSVGRKDSKDSYLEALRHSRTSTDPREGIVAVDGTGSGSLQRRKEYVQGPVYTPKRSEANSRIVQHGPVDRDTFSMVPSDSYTLPSRTTVDFAGVRNSYGPAQTPRPAYGPAFNEYYSSEYAGNAYLPPQQAYGPPSSSYGPPSGLSYGYGNGHATAETQLTLPSIDFSWPFALKLNAFTLAKILLKLVIFKMIVKFIAIICLLLFIPKLEIKKGNKGSSNDDEEEEGRGFVDANSSIWERLNRLTVVVNEAVEQYRASNEDCSSFGCRAGGGTTSNDRIWPDYEQLLTSYILEETRSLRTNT
- the LOC143305796 gene encoding uncharacterized protein LOC143305796; amino-acid sequence: MLRGLASRCLEPVSPKGHSSRERVKILANTVTRRTYERRRRSGDGRKRDAFEERSAANQEEYFRRETARQLKELRERLQKRKAENDAEREGVKRRRSNGQAPDKSSVDDSDHNREN
- the LOC117603870 gene encoding putative glutamate receptor, encoding MFGRQRFLATLSLELLPFLLSSFAVEPNASPDSVLIRPIAVYQSLIKGVHDYFNNTCVILLRGSSRPIEEEGMEQLDGLLALQRYFSGSLNIRTAIMDFQMFKNRVGKTYRQIKRPLFVLLNDLEETKQQFASVSKWIGMAYPTWLLFLRDESNFEEVLTNVYVPFDCVLMVAQRNTEGAGEIIRDVYRIGKEDRLRWMTFGTWNVTHGFRGPLLGLYQRRNDLHGRNIRVVVIHDPPISRIVRNETTNQTIGVRGFFGEVLQLLQEGMNCTFSYVEGSWGVRLPNGTWTGSIRMLLEDEADLVATELMMTSDRLDAVKFTTPVYSTKCRVYIKRPDSMAVKWNTYFAPFASNIWNAIAITIVLATLAIAGIEGFTSRTSEFPPSPFRLSEIVFLVFGVFCGQGMEPSSLDPIRLVHLSIHLTAVVVIAAYSAALISYLAIKTFVMPFTTMEGLLVDGTYRFAVVADSADYSFFQNTTDRTLSVMFEELLTRETDLPDNYLDGLKRVCKESKYAFMTLDNMAAVLRGKVDCALEPLDVMMQTTIAMAVPSQSPYRGIIDTNILLLRDSGILQRLLKTEWSTNEYTAKTGWTSVELQEATPLLVFMLLSFLVAGMALLVERMVRRDRGRIRVVAARQQAAN
- the Tsf1 gene encoding transferrin 1 codes for the protein MRFENRAALAALLVAVAGSFAAAENTPTGRVFTICVPEIYWKECSEMIKDSALKGIPISCISGRDRLNCIEKVEQKVADVVAVDPEDMYLAAKESQFDPRDGYSIVEQVRTKEEPDAPYRYEAVAVVHKDLNINNVQGLRGLKSCHTGIGRNVGYKIPITKLTAMGVLHNLHDPEYSARENELRALSSLFSKGCLVGTWSPDPAIHRRLKQTYSNMCALCEKPDVCDYPDLYSGYEGALRCLAHNGGEVAWTKVIYVKRFFGLPVGVSPAIPTTENPADFRYFCPDGSKVPIDANTKPCTWAARPWQGYMTNSDVQDVQAVQKELTDLGKLGEQEKADWWKDIMLLDEKTLAVAAPPIQPKEHLTNAKYLDVIERNSGAVGKSARWCFWDQGPLVKCFDLAKASFSRDVRPKIECMLEYTEEDCLKSIKDGNADLTVMEGGSVARAIKDFNAMPIIAESYGKGSTEFGERPAVAVVRKSASISKLDDLRGKKSCHSGYVGDFAGWKAPVHALKNKGLIASEEEVANFFSGSCAPGAPVDSPLCQQCVGSMAANDERIRSETKCRRNEAELFHGGEGALRCLLSGKGDVAFLPLPALLAQEENKTLTEDLKLLCPDGGLSPISEWQHCNLGMDPPRVIVTSAARTVNAREELTHGTLAAITLYSKRPDLLHLFGTWAGSTDLLFRNDAKGLVSVNQSWNKWNDWQETERNYRPA
- the LOC117603876 gene encoding uncharacterized protein LOC117603876 isoform X1, giving the protein MIETRRNRRRVMFAFGLLLMVVGVANGREFAGTESSASSTTLTTSSVEEEKAEARWVEDDSVAAKPVRSVGRKDSKDSYLEALRHSRTSTDPREGIVAVDGTGSGSLQRRKEYVQGPVYTPKRSEANSRIVQHGPVDRDTFSMVPSDSYTLPSRTTVDFAGVRNSYGPAQTPRPAYGPAFNEYYSSEYAGNAYLPPQQGEGRAYGPPSSSYGPPSGLSYGYGNGHATAETQLTLPSIDFSWPFALKLNAFTLAKILLKLVIFKMIVKFIAIICLLLFIPKLEIKKGNKGSSNDDEEEEGRGFVDANSSIWERLNRLTVVVNEAVEQYRASNEDCSSFGCRAGGGTTSNDRIWPDYEQLLTSYILEETRSLRTNT
- the LOC117603872 gene encoding uncharacterized protein LOC117603872, with the protein product MADASRAKSRPATGKLPSTTGVPLPRGKENVRPSAAASNKKVSFTKESICRRHVDQASSQVNHAFSNSLAVKKVPFQVHCDERNVPSDRKPREESRLRIQSTNGPGLRVIDDVLNEATRERSIIGRGTIEKSRFDKKPLPSKIPRRSRSCSVSTDRNLSKRSTEIEKKVSRLIKEKERGRAACTMVSSIPIESAIQEDGRTANKTYNIDAVEIPRCPKKRDSLPVELLYHTEYHEDLPNVEHQREKRSIRLSANFLQRRVNVEQRRLVVIFMIHVGKHCRYPSFIVYQAVKLFDVVLDKIPLDTEFLQLGALASLWIALKKQENYHKIPTASAMVALAKELYISREDLLIAYEREILMSLNFNVTFADPFSLFNHHLINSKRCAGVPEETALFLYHCGGYLIDVTLLDEQFCRISASLIAVTAAELALGLTFDAVVENARPRWLFWRGQLFANDPSLSERFQDKEIDQCRITMLRRVLNSGLKRNGFEVVYKKYSSSRYGRIAERLIERAAKLSLSESLFDP